One Triplophysa dalaica isolate WHDGS20190420 chromosome 1, ASM1584641v1, whole genome shotgun sequence DNA segment encodes these proteins:
- the dhcr7 gene encoding 7-dehydrocholesterol reductase: MTTGSSVRKRHRASANGAGAGAGNHAEEPAQWGRAWEVDWFSLTAVILLLCLAPFIVFFFVMACDQYQCSVTHPLLDLYNGDATLLTIWNRAPSFTWTAAKIYATWVTFQVVLYMFIPDILHKILPGYVGGVQDGARTPAGLINKYEINGLQCWIISHVLWVANAQYFHWFSPTIIIDNWIPLLWCTNILGYFVSTFVFFKAYLFPTNPEDCKFTGNIFYNYMMGIEFNPRIGKWFDFKLFFNGRPGIVAWTLINLSYAAKQQELYGYVTNSMILVNVLQVIYVLDFFWNEAWYLKTIDICHDHFGWYLGWGDCVWLPFLYTLQGLYLVYNPVQLSTPHAAGVLILGLLGYYIFRATNHQKDLFRRTEGNCKIWGKKPTFIECSYRSSDGGLHKSKLMTSAFWGMARHMNYTGDLMGSLAYCMACGGTHLLPYFYIIYMTILLVHRCIRDEHRCSSKYSKDWERYTAAVPYRLLPGIF, encoded by the exons ATGACGACAGGCAGCTCTGTAAGAAAGCGCCATAGGGCCAGTGCCAATGGAGCAGGGGCTGGTGCAGGAAACCATGCGGAAGAGCCAGCACAGTGGGGAAGAGCATG GGAGGTGGATTGGTTCTCTCTGACAGCCGTGATCCTGCTGCTGTGTCTCGCCCCCTTTATCGTGTTTTTCTTCGTCATGGCATGCGATCAGTACCAGTGCTCCGTCACCCATCCATTACTGGACCTCTACAATGGTGATGCCACCCTGCTCACCATCTGGAATCGAGCCCCTTCCTTCACATGGACTGCTGCCAAGATCTACGCCACATGGGTCACTTTTCAG GTGGTGTTGTACATGTTCATTCCAGATATTTTGCACAAGATCTTGCCAGGCTACGTGGGAGGAGTTCAGGATGGTGCCCGAACACCAGCAG gcctaataaataaatatgagatCAACGGTCTACAGTGCTGGATAATAAGTCATGTTTTATGGGTGGCCAATGCACAATACTTCCACTGGTTTTCTCCAACCATCATCATCGACAACTGGATCCCTTTGTTGTGGTGCACAAACATCCTCGGCTATTTCGTGtccacttttgtttttttcaaagctTATCTGTTTCCTACCAATCCAGAGGACTG taaatTCACAGGCAACATCTTTTATAATTACATGATGGGAATTGAGTTCAACCCACGGATAGGAAAATGGTTCGACTTTAAGCTTTTCTTTAATGGACGGCCGGGTATTGTAGCGTGGACTCTTATCAACCTGTCATATGCTGCCAAACAGCAAGAGCTATATGGTTATGTGACAAACTCCATGATCCTGGTCAACGTTTTGCAA GTGATCTATGTGTTGGACTTCTTCTGGAATGAAGCCTGGTACCTGAAAACTATTGACATCTGCCATGATCACTTTGGCTGGTACCTGGGCTGGGGAGACTGCGTCTGGCTTCCTTTCCTTTATACACTGCAG GGACTTTACCTGGTCTACAACCCAGTCCAGCTATCCACACCCCACGCTGCAGGAGTCCTCATCCTGGGTCTGCTGGGATACTACATCTTCCGTGCAACGAACCATCAGAAAGACCTTTTCCGTCGCACAGAGGGCAACTGCAAAATCTGGGGAAAAAAGCCCACTTTTATCGAGTGTTCCTACCGATCGTCCGATGGTGGCCTTCACAAAAGCAAGCTGATGACATCAGCCTTCTGGGGAATGGCCCGCCACATGAACTACACGGGCGACCTGATGGGCTCCCTGGCGTACTGCATGGCCTGTGGCGGCACGCACTTGTTGCcgtatttttacatcatctacATGACCATCCTGCTGGTACATCGCTGCATACGTGATGAGCACCGCTGCAGTAGCAAATACAGCAAGGATTGGGAACGCTACACCGCCGCCGTGCCCTACCGTTTGTTGCCCGGCATCTTCTAG
- the nadsyn1 gene encoding glutamine-dependent NAD(+) synthetase: MGRKVTLATCSLNQWALDFNGNLSRILKSIEIAKKEGAKYRLGPELEICGYGCADHFYESDTLLHCFQVLKSLLESPLTQDIICDVGMPIMHHNVRYNCRVIFLNKKILLIRPKMLLANYGNNREFRWFSPWSQPRLVEEYFLPRMIQDVTGQSTVPFGDGVLSTKDTCIGSEICAELWYPRSPHVDMGLDGVEIFTNSSASYHELRKADHRVNLVKSATTKSGGIYLFANQKGCDGDRLYYDGCSMIAINGDIVARGAQFSLEDVEVVTATLDLEDVRSYRGERCHPHMEYEHKPYQRIKTDFSLSSCGDMCLPTPQPVKWTFYTPEEEISLGPACWLWDYLRRSGQAGFLLPLSGGVDSSSSSCIVFSMCVQICQAVSQGNSQVLEDVQRVVNDSSYRPDDPHELCGRLFTTCYMASENSSQDTRNRAKELASQIGSNHLNINIDMAVKGMLGIFSMVTGKWPQFRANGGSPRENLALQNVQARIRMVLAYLFAQLCLWAQGRPGGLLVLGSANVDESLTGYFTKYDCSSADINPIGGVSKMDLKGFLQYCVKRFQLTALISILEAPPTAELEPLTDGKVVQTDEADMGMTYSELSVIGKLRKISKCGPYSMFCKLIHSWKGAFSPSQVAAKVKHFFRVYSINRHKMTTVTPSYHAENYSPDDNRFDLRPFLYNTRWDWQFRCIDDEVAVIERDGGTL, from the exons ATGGGTCGCAAGGTTACATTAGCGACTTGCTCCTTGAATCAGTGGGCGTTGGATTTTAATGGCAACCTGTCCAGAATCCTTAAAA GTATAGAGATTGCCAAGAAGGAGGGAGCAAAATACAGACTGGGGCCAGAGTTGGAGATCTG TGGCTATGGCTGTGCAGACCATTTCTACGAATCTGACACTTTGCTCCACTGCTTCCAAGTCCTGAAGTCACTCTTGGAATCTCCTTTGACCCAAGACATTATCTGTGATGTGGGAAT GCCTATTATGCATCACAATGTTCGATATAACTGCAGAGTCATCTTCCTGAACAA AAAGATACTGTTGATTCGTCCGAAAATGCTCTTGGCGAATTATGGCAACAACAGAGAATTTCGATGGTTTTCACCCTGGAGTCAACCCAG GCTTGTAGAGGAGTACTTTTTACCAAGAATGATTCAGGATGTGACGGGACAG TCCACAGTACCATTTGGAGATGGGGTGCTGTCCACCAAGGACACCTGCATAGGGAGTGAGATTTGTGCTGAACTGTGGTACCCCAGAAG tccACATGTTGACATGGGTTTGGATGGTGTTGAGATCTTTACCAATTCCTCTGCAAGCTATCATGAGCTACGCAAGGCTGACCACAGGGTAAATTTGGTGAAATCTGCCACCACAAAG AGTGGAGGGATCTATCTATTTGCCAACCAGAAGGGCTGTGATGGAGACCGCTTGTACTATGATGGATGTTCTATGATAGCTATTAACGGAGATATTGTTGCCCGGGGAGCACAGTTCTCCCTTGAAGATGTG GAGGTTGTCACAGCCACTCTTGATCTGGAAGATGTGCGCAGTTATCGTGGAGAGAGATGTCACCCTCATATG GAGTATGAACACAAACCCTACCAGAGGATCAAAACAGACTTCTCACTGTCCAGCTGTGGTGATATGTGTCTGCCCACACCTCAGCCTGTGAAGTGGACTTTCTACACCCCGGAAGAAGAGATCAG TCTTGGTCCTGCCTGTTGGTTATGGGACTACCTCAGGAGAagtggacag gcCGGCTTCCTTCTTCCTCTCAGTGGCGGTGTAGACAGTTCATCAAGTTCCTGTATTGTGTTCTCCATGTGTGTGCAGATCTGCCAAGCGGTCAGCCAAGGCA ATTCTCAAGTGTTGGAAGACGTGCAGCGTGTGGTGAACGATTCTTCTTACCGGCCCGATGACCCACATGAGCTGTGTGGACGTCTTTTCACCACATGCTACATGGCTAGTGAAAACTCCTCACAGGACACACGCAACAGAGCCAAGGAGCTCGCGTCTCAGATCGGCAG CAATCACCTTAATATCAATATTGACATGGCAGTGAAAGGCATGCTGGGAATCTTCTCCATGGTGACAGGAAAGTGGCCTCAGTTTCGCGCTAACGGGGGAAGTCCCAGAGAGAACTTGGCACTGCAGAATGTTCAG GCTCGTATCAGGATGGTTTTGGCCTATCTCTTTGCTCAGCTCTGCCTGTGGGCTCAGGGGAGACCTGGTGGTTTGTTAGTTCTTGGTTCCGCGAATGTGGACGAGAG TTTAACCGGATACTTCACAAAGTACGACTGTTCCAGTGCAGATATCAACCCCATCGGGGGTGTTAGTAAAATGGACTTGAAGGGCTTCCTACAATACTGCGTAAAACGCTTCCAGCTCACAGCCCTCATAAG CATCCTGGAAGCTCCGCCCACTGCAGAGCTCGAACCACTGACTGATGGGAAGGTGGTCCAGACGGATGAG GCTGACATGGGAATGACCTACTCGGAGCTCTCTGTGATTGGCAAACTCAGGAAGATCTCCAAGTGTGGCCCATACAGCATGTTTTGCAAGCTCATCCACTCATGGAAAGGGGCATTTTCACCCTCCCAG GTGGCTGCTAAAGTGAAACACTTTTTTAGGGTGTACTCAATCAACAGACACAAGATGACAACTGTAACACCTTCTTATCATGCAGAAAATTACAGCCCAGATGACAATCGCTTCGACCTCCGTCCTTTCCTCTATAACACACGGTGGGATTGGCAGTTCCGCTGCATCGATGACGAG GTGGCTGTGATTGAGAGAGATGGTGGTACTTTGTAG